One Cryptomeria japonica chromosome 9, Sugi_1.0, whole genome shotgun sequence genomic window carries:
- the LOC131064653 gene encoding ethylene receptor translates to MEGCCFEPHWPADDLLMKYQYVSDFLIALAYFSIPLELIYFVKRSAVFPYRWVLVQFGAFIILCGATHLISLWTFTTHSRTVAEVMAVAKICTALVSCATALTLVHIIPDLLSVKTRELYLKNKAAELDREMGVMRTQEEIGRHVRMLTHEIRSTLDRHTILNKTLIELGRTLHLDECTLWMPTCSGLELQLSHSLKHGQNIHAIPVTVPTHHPSIKDVFSCNRALVISPNSPVVKIRSQRGRYMQGNAAAVRVPLLNLSNFHMNDRTEPSTRSYALMVLTTPYDSVRRWHEHELEVVNVVADQVAVALSHAAVLEESVTTHKLLMKQNVELAIARQEAETAVHACTDFLAVMNHEMQIPMQAIIALSSLLQETTLIPEHRCMVRTILRSSYLLESLIKDVLELSRLEDGSLQLEIRTFSLAVLFGEILKFVKPIASVKKLSFSISLSSDLPEYAVGDDKRLMQTALNLVANAVKFTKEGSIHVMVCLEKMEFSSDPVTPEFSPVFDEHHFYMRVQVQDTGLGINPQDIPNLFTRFVHTDSATTRDHKVTGLGLAICKRFVKLMGGHVWIESEGLGKGLTVIFVVKLGFPDQTIDHRNSTASHIQLN, encoded by the exons ATGGAGGGTTGTTGCTTTGAACCTCACTGGCCTGCAGATGATTTATTGATGAAATATCAATATGTTTCAGATTTCCTAATTGCTCTTGCATATTTTTCTATTCCATTGGAGCTCATCTATTTTGTAAAGAGGTCGGCAGTATTTCCTTACAGATGGGTTCTGGTGCAGTTTGGTGCATTTATAATCCTCTGTGGTGCGACCCATCTTATTAGTCTGTGGACCTTTACCACTCATTCGAGAACAGTGGCAGAAGTGATGGCTGTAGCAAAGATATGCACTGCATTGGTATCCTGTGCAACTGCTTTAACCCTAGTTCACATTATTCCAGATTTGTTAAGTGTAAAAACGAGGGAATTATATTTGAAAAACAAGGCTGCAGAGCTTGACAGAGAAATGGGAGTCATGAGAACACAAGAAGAAATAGGACGACATGTAAGGATGCTAACCCATGAGATAAGAAGCACTTTAGACCGGCATACAATTTTGAACAAAACTCTTATTGAATTGGGGAGAACTTTACATTTGGACGAATGCACATTATGGATGCCCACTTGCTCTGGATTGGAGCTTCAGCTCTCACATTCTCTTAAGCATGGTCAAAATATACATGCCATACCAGTTACTGTACCCACTCACCATCCCTCAATCAAGGATGTCTTTAGTTGCAATCGAGCTTTGGTGATTTCTCCTAACAGTCCAGTGGTAAAGATCCGATCACAAAGAGGCCGATACATGCAAGGAAATGCAGCTGCTGTTCGTGTACCCCTTTTGAATTTGTCAAACTTTCATATGAATGATAGAACTGAGCCTTCCACAAGATCTTATGCGCTGATGGTTCTCACGACACCATATGATAGTGTTCGAAGATGGCATGAGCATGAGTTGGAAGTTGTGAATGTTGTTGCAGATCAG GTAGCAGTGGCTCTGTCCCATGCTGCAGTCCTTGAAGAATCTGTAACAACACACAAACTACTTATGAAGCAAAATGTTGAGCTGGCTATAGCTCGCCAAGAGGCTGAAACAGCCGTTCATGCTTGCACTGACTTTCTAGCTGTGATGAATCATGAGATGCAAATACCTATGCAAGCCATTATTGCACTATCTTCACTTCTTCAGGAGACAACATTGATTCCTGAACACAGATGCATGGTAAGGACAATCCTGAGGAGTAGCTATCTCTTGGAGTCACTCATCAAGGATGTTTTAGAGCTTTCGAGGCTTGAGGATGGGAGCCTTCAGCTTGAAATACGAACATTCAGTCTTGCTGTACTTTTTGGAGAG ATCCTAAAGTTTGTCAAACCTATTGCATCTGTGAAGAAGCTGTCATTTTCAATCAGTTTGTCCTCAGATCTACCAGAATATGCTGTTGGTGATGATAAAAGGCTTATGCAAACTGCTTTGAATTTGGTGGCAAATGCTGTGAAGTTTACCAAGGAAGGGAGTATTCATGTCATGGTCTGCTTGGAAAAGATGGAATTCTCGAGTGATCCAGTTACACCTGAATTTAGCCCAGTGTTTGATGAGCATCATTTCTATATGAGAGTGCAG GTGCAGGACACCGGGTTGGGTATCAATCCTCAAGATATCCCAAACCTTTTCACCAGATTTGTGCATACTGATTCAGCAACAACCAGAGACCATAAAGTGACTGGTCTTGGTCTTGCTATTTGTAAAAG GTTTGTAAAGCTTATGGGGGGTCATGTTTGGATTGAGAGTGAGGGATTGGGCAAGGGGTTAACTGTTATATTTGTAGTTAAGCTGGGCTTCCCAGATCAGACAATTGACCACAGGAACTCTACTGCATCTCACATCCAATTGAACTAA